In the genome of bacterium, the window AACCTTTGTTCTTGATTTCACATCAGACTTATCTATTTCTCCTCTTATAAGTTTTTCTTTTGCTTCTTTTATTGCCTTTTTAATCAAGTCAATTGACATTCTTGCACAGACTTTACAGTAAAAACTCATTGATCGGCCTTCATTATAATTCTGGAGTAGTTCCTCTACCAATCTTTCCCTTTCTTTTTGTTCTTTTAACCAATTTCCCAAACCGACTTCTTTAATTTGGCGTAAATTATCAGCGGCTGGAATCCATTCTGTAACTTTTCTTCTCAAGAAGATTTCACAGCGAAATATCTCCTTGCATTCACTACAAGTCTCAAATCCATGTCTCTTT includes:
- a CDS encoding DUF3795 domain-containing protein, with the translated sequence MKNDEAKNFIGCCGIYCGLCNKYQSEAPSRCIGCKLGEQHSWCSIWNCCVKRHGFETCSECKEIFRCEIFLRRKVTEWIPAADNLRQIKEVGLGNWLKEQKERERLVEELLQNYNEGRSMSFYCKVCARMSIDLIKKAIKEAKEKLIRGEIDKSDVKSRTKVLKIVIKDLALKADVNLN